GAAGAGAGTTCCGACAATCCAGCCGACTGCGACGCCAAATCCTCCCAGAGACGAGAAACCAAGCTGGAACGAGGTGATGCCGCCCGCAAGAATACAGATGATGGAAAAGGAGATGGCGAAGTTGGAGAAGCCTTTCATGCTTCGCGAAAGTTCCTGCGCGTAACCCATGGAGGCGAGTACGCCCGCGTCCTCGTCACTATGGTGGTTGGTCTCCATCGAGAGATCCTCTGCTGTTCATGTCCCGGCGTATCGGCCGTCTTCGGGGCATGATGACCCTGATGCGTTCATTATCATGACGATATTGCAATGATGCAATCAGCTTTTTGCACACCGCTCGATCGACTGCCGCGTCACCTGATCAAACGCGGCCTGCCAGAGGATTTCCGCTCCGGTTGGCCGGGGCTCAACCACCCGCCAGCCCTCTGCATCCGCCGTTTCCGGTTGATCGCCTTCGCCATCAAGCCAGAACCGCCCCAGCCCTGCCGCCGTCATATCAATCTGCTCTGGCACATGCACCGTTGCCCCGAGGCAGTTCGCCAGAAACTGGATGAACCAGCGATTGTTCACCAGACCACCATCAACAGAAATGCGTGTGGCGGTCTGTCCCGTCGCCGAAGCGAATGTTCTCACAAGCTGCACCGAACGAAAGGCAATCCCTTCCAGCACAGCCCGCGCCATGTCGGCCGGACGCGTATCCAGCCCAAGCCCGACCCAGCTCCCCCGTGCGTCCCTTTGCCACCATGGGCAGCCCAGTCCCTGCAACGCCGGCAGAAAGAACACACCCTTTTCCGCCGCCTGCGCGGCTTCGAGCGTTGCTTCATCCGCGCAGGAGAAGTCCGGCCCGAGACTTTCCACCCAGTTGACCGCTGCCCCCGCCGTCAGGATGCCGCCTTCCAGCGCATAGACGGCAGGCTGCCCCGCAGGCTGCCATGCCACAGTGGGAAGCACGCCGCCCTCACCGCCTTCACATGATCTCTCGCCTCCCAGCGCCAGAGCGAAAGCACCTGTGCCGAATGTGATCTTCACATCACCGGGATGCTGGAGCCCATGGCCATACAGCGCGGCCTGCTGATCGACAGCGCTCACACGGACCGGCACGTTCCGGTCACGCAGCAGCCCGAAATCACCGACAGTCGGCCGGATGGACGGCAGGCAGTCCATGGGAACGTCAAATAGACGGCAGAGCGTCTCATCCCACTCACACGTCCGCAGATTCATCAGTGAAGTGCGTGAAGCCGTGGAGACGTCGGTGGCGAAGACACCGCACAGGCGATCAAGGAAGAAAGCGTCACTGGTGCCGAAACGCAGCCGTCCCTGCTCCCGCAGGAGGCGGGCCTGCGGCACGTGGTCCAGATACCAGCGCAGCCGGGAAGCCGAGAAATAGCAGTCCAGCGGCAGACCGGATCGCGCCCTGATCTCGGGCTCCAGCCCCTCTTCCTTCATGCGCGCCACGACAGCGGCGGTGCGCGTGTCCTGCCACACGATGGCGGGACCAACGGGCACGCCGGTCTCGGCATCCCACGCCACGACGGTCTCGCCCTGATTGGCCAGCGCGAGCGCATCAATCGGACCGGCCTCGGCGATCAGTTCCTCGATGTGACGCAGGATCTCTTCCGCATCATGCTCGACCAGTCCCGGCGCAGGCAGGAACTGCTGATGCGAGCGTCGTCCCACCAGTTCCATCCGTCCGTCGCTCCAGACCCGGTAAGCCTTGGTGCCGGTCGTCCCCTGATCAATGGCGAGGCAGCTTTTCATTGCTCCACCTCCAGCCGGAGTGCGGACACGCCCGACAGCGCGGCGGCGGGAACAGCCAGTTCCACCCGCCGCTCAGGCAGGACGTTTACACGTCGATGCGCCACCGTGCGGCCGCGCTCATCCGACAGACGAAGCACGCCCCGCTGCGGTGTTTCCATCCGCGCATGCAGGACGATCCTGCCCCGTGGCGCGGCATGGAGACGCTGTGGCCAGACGCTGGCCACTCCCTGTCCACAGGTCACCGGCACGGCGGAACCGGGGTCTGGAAGCCTCCCCTCCAGCGCCCGCAGGATCATCCGTGCGGCGGCGCGTCCTTCCAGCGCCGCCTGTCCGGAATGTTCCACTGCCCGCAACACATTGCCCGCTGCGAAGACCCGCGGATCCTGTGTGCGAAAAGTCGAATCAATCGCCGGACCGCGCGTGCCACCATCCAGCGCAAGACCGGAAGTGCGGGCCAGAATGGCATCCGGCACGAATTGTCCTGTGAACACCACACCATCGCAGGCCAGTGTCCGCCGCTCTCCGTCCTGCTCGATTTCCACGCCCTCGACCCTGTCGCCTCCAAGGATCGAAACGAGCTGCGTGTTCAGCAGGATGGGCGTGCCGTACACCATCGACGCCAGCACCTCGGCCGGACGCTGTGCCGTGATGCGTGCGTTTTGCTCGATCATGGCGACAGGTTTCACCCGTCCATGCCGCGCCGTCATCAGGGCGGAAAACGACACCAGTTCACTGCCGATGATGACCGGTTTCCGGAAAGGACGCAGACCCTTCATCACCATTTCCTGAAACGCGCCGGTTGTGGTCACACCCCAGGGCCGTGTGCCGGAGACAAGCCTTGGTCCACGCGGGGTCTCCCGCGTGCCGGTCGCCAGCAGAATGGCGCGGGCCTGCCATGTTTCAGGCCCGCGTTCCGTGGACACATGCACGACACCGCCAGACTCAATCCCCGTTACGGTCGTATCGGTCAGGATCGGCACACCTGCCGCCTCCGTCAGTGCGCGGGCGTAGCGCGGTCCCCTCCACACCCGACCGAAATCCAGCATGCCAAACCCCGGATGGCCGCAATAACGCGGCAGGCCGCCCGGCTCACCCGTACGCTCCAGCACGGCAATTTTCTCGACGCCCGCATGCTTCAGGACACGGGCCGCACTGAGCCCGGCAGGCCCCGCGCCGACGATCAGCACGTCATACATCGCGCCCATCTCCCCTCTGGTTCTCCCCGATCGGCGTGACCAGTCCCGGCAGATGCGCCTTCGCGAGTTCCATGACCCGGCGTGTACAGTAAAAACCCTGACAGCGGCCCATCATGCAGCGTGTGCGGCGTCGCAGGCCGCCCAGCGTGCCTGTCGGAAGCACCTCGTCCTTCAGCGCGGTTTCGATCTCTTTCTCCGTGACACGCTCACAGTGACAGGCGATCGGCCCGCGCTCCGGCTGCATCCATGGACGCGGCAGTTCATCGACCAGATTGGGCATCTGCGGCAGAGCCACATTCTCCAGTGGCGCAGGGTCCGCGAAACGGTCGCGATACAGCGTCACGACATGCTCGGCGATTCCCAGCGCGCCGGTCAGGCCGGTCGAACGGATGCCACCCACGGTGATCCAGCCTTCGGTTTTCAGCGCTTCGATCTGATAGTCACTGAACTGCGTGGCGGGGCGCAGGCCCGCATAGGTCGTGGTGACATCATGCTCGCGCAGGGCGGGGATAATCCGGAAAGCGGCTTTGCGCAGCGCTTCAAGATTATCGTGATCGACTGTCGGAAATTCGCGTTCCTCCTGCGGCTCGGCGGTCGGGCCGACAAGGACATTGCCGAACACCGTGCGCGTGACCACCACGCCTTTCGTCAGCGCCGTCGGCACCGGCAGGATGATCGTGCGGAACAGATCATGAGCCGTCTTGTCGAAGACCACGAACTGGCCCTTGCGGGGCGTGATCCGGAACGGCGAAGGTCGCGCAATGGCTTCGACCAGATCGCCATAATTCCCGGCGCAGTTGATGACCGTCCGGGTCTGCATGGCTGGTCTGCCCGCGATATCCAGATGCCAGACGCCTTCCCGCCTTACGCCGCGCTCAACCCGTGCCTGCCGTATCAGCGTGCCACCATTGAGGATCGCCTGTCGCGCATAGGCCATGGGCGCGGACCATGGATCGATCAGGTGCTCGCCCTCGACCAGCACTGCGCCGCGCACATCGCCTGCCAGCGCGGGCTCACGCTCCCTCGTTTCACGCGCATCCAGACGCCTGACCGTCACGCCGTTGCGCGCCGCCTTTTCGATGATTTTCGGAAACTGCGCGAGATCGTCCTCTGTCCACGCCACAACCATGGCGCCGGTTTCCACCACGGACAGGTTCATGTCGACGCAGAGTTCGCGATACAGGGCGTAACCACGCTGCACACAGGATGCTTCCAGCGTGTCCGGCGTGGCGTCAAAACCGGTGTGGAGAATGGCGCTGTTGGCCTTACTCGCGCCTTCCAGCAGATCGCCACTCTTTTCCAGCAACACGGTGCGCGCGCCAGCCAGCACGCAGGCGCGGAAGACAGCGCAGCCGACGACCCCTCCGCCGATGATCGCTATGTCATAAAGGCTGTCACCAGCCACTGTCTCCGTCATCCACCTGTCCAGAAAAGCTCTGCGATCATCATGCCCGGATTATGTTTTCCCACCGCAACAAGATCAAGGTTGACGGGGCATTGGCCGCAACGCGCGCGCCTGATCAGACAGACGCCGCAAGACAAAAAGAATTTTCAGACAGAGGGGCAGACAGAGCAGGAGGCCGGGCGACCTCGCTTTGCAGCCGCGCTCTCAGATGCTTGTGGCGTTTATCGCCGCTGATCGGTCGGCGTCATCCCGTTTTGGGGAAGGCCGTTGCCGGCGCAGGGAACGCCCCGAGAGACGGGACCGGAGCGCAATCCGGTCCCCACGGATCATTTGGTTTTCCGCGCTGCCGCAATGGCGGCCTTCAGGTCGGCTTCAGACGCCGCGCCCGGAATGACGGTCTTCTCACCGATGATAAAGGTCGGCGTGCCATCG
The Acetobacter aceti genome window above contains:
- a CDS encoding FGGY family carbohydrate kinase — protein: MKSCLAIDQGTTGTKAYRVWSDGRMELVGRRSHQQFLPAPGLVEHDAEEILRHIEELIAEAGPIDALALANQGETVVAWDAETGVPVGPAIVWQDTRTAAVVARMKEEGLEPEIRARSGLPLDCYFSASRLRWYLDHVPQARLLREQGRLRFGTSDAFFLDRLCGVFATDVSTASRTSLMNLRTCEWDETLCRLFDVPMDCLPSIRPTVGDFGLLRDRNVPVRVSAVDQQAALYGHGLQHPGDVKITFGTGAFALALGGERSCEGGEGGVLPTVAWQPAGQPAVYALEGGILTAGAAVNWVESLGPDFSCADEATLEAAQAAEKGVFFLPALQGLGCPWWQRDARGSWVGLGLDTRPADMARAVLEGIAFRSVQLVRTFASATGQTATRISVDGGLVNNRWFIQFLANCLGATVHVPEQIDMTAAGLGRFWLDGEGDQPETADAEGWRVVEPRPTGAEILWQAAFDQVTRQSIERCAKS
- a CDS encoding NAD(P)/FAD-dependent oxidoreductase, with product MTETVAGDSLYDIAIIGGGVVGCAVFRACVLAGARTVLLEKSGDLLEGASKANSAILHTGFDATPDTLEASCVQRGYALYRELCVDMNLSVVETGAMVVAWTEDDLAQFPKIIEKAARNGVTVRRLDARETREREPALAGDVRGAVLVEGEHLIDPWSAPMAYARQAILNGGTLIRQARVERGVRREGVWHLDIAGRPAMQTRTVINCAGNYGDLVEAIARPSPFRITPRKGQFVVFDKTAHDLFRTIILPVPTALTKGVVVTRTVFGNVLVGPTAEPQEEREFPTVDHDNLEALRKAAFRIIPALREHDVTTTYAGLRPATQFSDYQIEALKTEGWITVGGIRSTGLTGALGIAEHVVTLYRDRFADPAPLENVALPQMPNLVDELPRPWMQPERGPIACHCERVTEKEIETALKDEVLPTGTLGGLRRRTRCMMGRCQGFYCTRRVMELAKAHLPGLVTPIGENQRGDGRDV
- a CDS encoding NAD(P)/FAD-dependent oxidoreductase — its product is MGAMYDVLIVGAGPAGLSAARVLKHAGVEKIAVLERTGEPGGLPRYCGHPGFGMLDFGRVWRGPRYARALTEAAGVPILTDTTVTGIESGGVVHVSTERGPETWQARAILLATGTRETPRGPRLVSGTRPWGVTTTGAFQEMVMKGLRPFRKPVIIGSELVSFSALMTARHGRVKPVAMIEQNARITAQRPAEVLASMVYGTPILLNTQLVSILGGDRVEGVEIEQDGERRTLACDGVVFTGQFVPDAILARTSGLALDGGTRGPAIDSTFRTQDPRVFAAGNVLRAVEHSGQAALEGRAAARMILRALEGRLPDPGSAVPVTCGQGVASVWPQRLHAAPRGRIVLHARMETPQRGVLRLSDERGRTVAHRRVNVLPERRVELAVPAAALSGVSALRLEVEQ